The genomic stretch CCTTTTTGCCGGAATCTTTAATGATAAATGACCTTCACGGATTTGTGCGATGACAGGTTGTAGTTTAAAATAAAACTGAGTTGGGGTTAAAGGTTTGTTGATGGTTGATTTTAAACTATCAAATTTAAAATAGAGTTCTTTTTTTGAAATATACCAGTTTAAATTCGGATGCATTTCCTGAAGTTTTTTGTAAGCAAAATCAACGTCATGACGTAGTTTGTCAGGAGGAATTATGTTTAATCTTTGTTCGTTATATTTCTTTATAGAAGTGCAGGAAGCAAAGTTTAAAAGGAATACTGTAAATATTAAATATTTCAAAGGATATAGTTTTTTGGTAAACGAATTTAAAAACTTTTAAATATAATTTGGATAATATTTCTTTTAACCGCAAAAGAATCAAAAGATTTTATTTCGTTGAAGTTCTTCAAAAGTTTGCAAAACTAATATAACTATAAGTTTTCTACATTTTGTAAGCTTTTGAATTTCTATTTTTAAGATTGTTCTTTTGCCTCTTTTGCGGTAAAATAATTTTTACTTATCAAAAATTAAAATAAAAAAAGTAAAATTCACTTTCATGCGTCATTGATGAAAGAGTATTAAACTTAAAGAAAGTTTTTTACATTTGAATATCAAATTTTAAAGATGATTTATTTAATTGTATTGATCGCAGTATTGGTTGCAGCCACATATTTTGTAATGTCTCAGGAAGTTTTTGGCGCAGCACCGAAAGGAAAACGTCTTGAAAAAATACTCAATTCTAAGAATTATAAAAATAAACAGTTTCAGAATCAAAGTTTTACTCCACAGATTGCTGAAGGTTTTTCTATGCCAAAAGTAATGTTCGATTTTTTATTTGGTAAAAAAGATCCGTTGCTGAAACCTTTACAGGCAATTCCGGCGATTCATACAGATTTAAATAGTATTTCGGCAAACGAAGATGTTTTCATTTGGATGGGACATTCTTCTTATTTTATAAAAATCGATGGAGTTTCATTTTTGATTGATCCGGTTTTGAGCACATTTGGTTCGCCTTTTAAGTTTTTCAATAAAGCTTTTGAAGGTTCAGATTTGTTTAAACCTCAAGATATTCCGAATATTGATTATTTGGTGATTACACATGATCATTACGATCATTTAGATTTTCCGACGGTAAAAGCAATCCGTGAGAAAGTAGGAAAAGCAATTATGCCTTTAGGAGTGGGAGCCCACCTTGAAAGATGGGGATATTCTGAAGATCAGATTATTGAAGAAGATTGGGGCGCAAGTGTTGCTTTAAAAGATGGTTTTAACATCACATTTACTCCGGCAAGACACTTTTCGGGAAGAAAATTCCAAAGAAATACAACGTTGTGGACTTCTTATGTTCTTGAAACGCCTACGAAAAAAATATTTTTAGGCGGCGACAGCGGTTATGATACTCACTTTAAAACAATTGGTGAAAAATACGGTCCCTTCGATTTTGCAATCATGGAAAACGGGCAATACAATCTGGCTTGGAAATACATTCATGCTTTGCCGGAAGATGTTATTCAGGCAAGTCTAGATATTCAGGCAAAAAATATTATTCCTGTTCATTCCGGGAAATTTGCTCTGGCTTTACATCCTTGGAATGAGCCATTGCAAAAAGTAACGACGCTCGGAAAAGAGAAAAATTTGCATATTCTCACTCCGAAAATCGGTGAAAAATTAGATTTAAATAATACATCGTATCATTTTCAGAATTGGTGGGAATAATCTATTCGTGCCAAATTCCTTTGTATCTTTTCGGGTGATTTTCAAGCTGCTGTCTTACGAAATCGCATTCAGGATCAATCATCAGATCTTTTTCCTCAGCAAAACTTACTAGTCTGTCTAAAAGAAGTTTGGCGTAGCCATGTCCTTCAATATCTTCATCAATCTTGGTGTAATAGACATTGAGCAGTCTTCCGGCAACGGAAATTGACATATAACCAACTTTTTTACCATCAATTAGCAGATGCAATTC from Chryseobacterium indoltheticum encodes the following:
- a CDS encoding GNAT family N-acetyltransferase, whose product is MENIKFEITPYQDELHLLIDGKKVGYMSISVAGRLLNVYYTKIDEDIEGHGYAKLLLDRLVSFAEEKDLMIDPECDFVRQQLENHPKRYKGIWHE
- a CDS encoding MBL fold metallo-hydrolase; amino-acid sequence: MIYLIVLIAVLVAATYFVMSQEVFGAAPKGKRLEKILNSKNYKNKQFQNQSFTPQIAEGFSMPKVMFDFLFGKKDPLLKPLQAIPAIHTDLNSISANEDVFIWMGHSSYFIKIDGVSFLIDPVLSTFGSPFKFFNKAFEGSDLFKPQDIPNIDYLVITHDHYDHLDFPTVKAIREKVGKAIMPLGVGAHLERWGYSEDQIIEEDWGASVALKDGFNITFTPARHFSGRKFQRNTTLWTSYVLETPTKKIFLGGDSGYDTHFKTIGEKYGPFDFAIMENGQYNLAWKYIHALPEDVIQASLDIQAKNIIPVHSGKFALALHPWNEPLQKVTTLGKEKNLHILTPKIGEKLDLNNTSYHFQNWWE